In Pseudoduganella albidiflava, a single window of DNA contains:
- a CDS encoding helix-turn-helix domain-containing protein, translated as MQQFYKKALLALIFLVVADALCAAFLVHRSHLTLSLLPADRDGVRWHYVDYSDVAEGGTSTVRIHDPGRERLRFDFRLTDKARYPFASAELSLDDGKGRPAFADWSKYGTVTFVARCAPANSMMLAVATFDETISRRGEPQTYRSPGTFFSCNEQGMPVAIDLTRLVIPEWWLFSMNLDPSNLGYTLDKVSKIVFGTSPRSPRGVDSQAEISEVTLHGRDYRYIAVLAVLLVAGWAAFGVWFFRAHTRALTASLDSRMKKDLPLVAYRQLTLEPYKDKEKASVLRFISTNYTDTALDLERVVAGTGANRNKVNEVLKAELGMTFTAYLNKLRLTEAARLLADKSAATIAEIAYSVGYGNVSYFNKLFKEEYGCTPKAFRSHASQHPIDAGHPPARQPAPPADAPQ; from the coding sequence ATGCAACAGTTCTACAAGAAGGCGCTGCTTGCGCTGATCTTCCTCGTGGTGGCGGATGCCCTGTGCGCGGCGTTCCTCGTCCACCGCAGCCACCTGACCCTGTCGCTGCTGCCGGCCGACAGGGATGGCGTGCGGTGGCACTATGTCGATTACTCGGATGTGGCGGAAGGCGGCACCTCCACCGTCCGCATCCACGATCCCGGGCGCGAACGCCTGCGTTTCGATTTCAGGCTGACGGACAAGGCGCGCTATCCCTTTGCTTCCGCGGAGCTGTCGCTGGATGACGGCAAGGGGCGGCCCGCCTTTGCCGACTGGTCGAAGTACGGCACGGTGACCTTCGTGGCCAGGTGCGCGCCGGCCAATTCGATGATGCTGGCGGTTGCCACGTTCGATGAAACGATCTCCCGGCGGGGCGAGCCGCAAACGTACCGCTCGCCCGGCACCTTCTTTTCCTGCAACGAGCAGGGCATGCCGGTGGCGATCGACCTGACCCGGCTCGTCATCCCCGAATGGTGGCTGTTCTCGATGAACCTCGATCCCTCCAACCTGGGCTATACCCTGGACAAGGTATCGAAGATCGTCTTCGGCACCAGCCCCAGGAGTCCCCGCGGCGTCGATTCGCAGGCGGAAATCAGCGAGGTCACGCTGCACGGCCGGGATTACCGCTACATCGCCGTGCTGGCGGTGTTGCTGGTGGCGGGATGGGCCGCCTTCGGCGTCTGGTTTTTCCGTGCCCACACGCGTGCCCTGACCGCGAGCCTCGATTCGCGCATGAAGAAGGACTTGCCGCTGGTCGCCTACCGCCAGCTGACGCTGGAACCCTACAAGGACAAGGAAAAGGCGTCGGTCTTGCGTTTTATTTCCACTAATTACACCGACACCGCACTGGACCTGGAACGCGTGGTGGCGGGAACCGGTGCCAACCGGAACAAAGTCAATGAAGTGCTGAAAGCGGAACTCGGCATGACATTTACCGCTTACCTGAATAAATTGCGGCTGACCGAAGCCGCGCGATTACTGGCCGATAAAAGCGCGGCAACCATTGCCGAAATAGCCTATTCGGTCGGCTATGGCAATGTCTCGTATTTCAACAAGCTGTTCAAGGAAGAATACGGCTGCACGCCGAAAGCCTTCCGCTCCCACGCTTCGCAACACCCGATCGACGCCGGCCATCCCCCGGCCAGGCAGCCCGCACCCCCGGCAGACGCGCCGCAGTAG
- a CDS encoding beta-galactosidase produces MQKRKILAYALSSLIACVCAPALAQPPAGTPPALPTVLYGAAYYHEYMPYERLEKDVAMMKAAGFNVVRLGESTWSLWEPEDGRFDYAWMDRVIDAMGKAGIKVIMGTPTYSIPAWMAKQNPEILARKFNGVQNTYGMRQNMNTDSAAYRFYAERLIRKIVTRYRDNPHVIGWQVDNETGTYGAANDDVFVRFQHYLEKKFGTPENLSKAWFLNYWGQNLHSWVDLPRPDGAQSTGYKLEWSRWGQMRVTDFLTWQAGLVRECASARQFVTHDFAGALHSDVNEEAVSRALDMPAVNIYYWGQREYYNGADQTLQADFTRSLKRGNFLVTETNAQSTDWSSSFQYPPYDGQFRQDVYTHLANGANMVEYWHWSSIHANQETYWKGVLSHDLEPNRAYAEMSRTGAELKKIGPRLVNLRIRNDVAILWSRDSLNALNDMPFARESQWGGTATRADYGSLVRQVHRALYDLNVGADFVFPDTADFSSYKLLVVPSLYVADDALLRRITEYIRKGGRVVMTFKSGFTNEHTAVRWSMAPGPLREALGFHYQEFSNLAQPLALKDDPYKVGTANKVQHWAEFLQLDTATALAWYDHPFFGRWPAITSNQYGAGKVIYQGTYLTDQLQKAVLQSSLQEIGLAGQDRQLPANVRTRTGINGSNRAVHYYFNYSAAPVSFAYPRKAGTELLAGRKVMPAETLTLAPWDVAIIEEDAITGDAILEEEASAGKAGR; encoded by the coding sequence ATGCAGAAGCGGAAAATCCTCGCGTACGCGTTGTCGTCCCTGATCGCCTGCGTGTGCGCGCCGGCACTCGCCCAGCCACCCGCCGGCACCCCGCCGGCACTGCCGACCGTGCTGTACGGAGCAGCCTACTACCACGAGTACATGCCCTACGAGCGCCTGGAAAAAGACGTGGCGATGATGAAGGCCGCCGGCTTCAACGTGGTGCGGCTGGGCGAATCGACCTGGAGCCTGTGGGAACCCGAGGATGGCCGCTTCGACTATGCCTGGATGGACCGGGTCATCGACGCGATGGGCAAGGCCGGCATCAAGGTGATCATGGGCACGCCGACGTATTCGATCCCGGCCTGGATGGCAAAGCAGAACCCGGAAATCCTCGCCCGCAAGTTCAACGGTGTACAGAACACCTACGGCATGCGCCAGAACATGAACACCGACTCGGCCGCCTATCGCTTCTACGCCGAGCGCCTGATCCGCAAGATCGTCACGCGCTACCGGGACAACCCTCACGTCATCGGCTGGCAGGTCGACAATGAAACGGGCACCTATGGCGCGGCGAACGACGACGTGTTCGTGCGCTTCCAGCATTACCTCGAAAAGAAGTTCGGCACGCCGGAAAACCTCAGCAAGGCATGGTTCCTCAACTACTGGGGCCAGAACCTGCACAGCTGGGTCGACCTGCCCCGCCCGGACGGCGCGCAGAGCACCGGCTACAAGCTCGAATGGTCGCGCTGGGGACAGATGCGTGTCACGGACTTCCTCACCTGGCAGGCCGGCCTGGTGCGCGAATGCGCGTCGGCGCGCCAGTTCGTCACGCACGATTTCGCCGGCGCCCTGCACAGCGACGTCAACGAGGAAGCCGTGTCGCGCGCGCTCGACATGCCGGCCGTGAACATTTACTACTGGGGCCAGCGCGAGTACTACAACGGCGCCGACCAGACGCTGCAGGCGGACTTCACGCGCTCGCTCAAGCGCGGCAATTTCCTCGTCACGGAAACCAATGCGCAATCCACCGACTGGAGCTCGTCGTTCCAGTATCCGCCGTACGACGGGCAATTCCGCCAGGACGTCTACACGCACCTGGCCAACGGCGCCAACATGGTCGAATACTGGCACTGGTCGTCGATCCATGCGAACCAGGAAACCTACTGGAAAGGCGTGCTGTCGCACGACCTGGAACCGAACCGTGCCTACGCCGAGATGAGCCGGACGGGCGCCGAATTGAAAAAGATCGGCCCGCGCCTGGTGAACCTGCGCATCAGGAACGACGTGGCGATCCTGTGGAGCCGCGATTCGCTGAACGCCCTCAACGACATGCCGTTCGCCAGGGAGTCGCAATGGGGCGGCACCGCCACCCGGGCCGACTACGGTTCGCTGGTCCGCCAGGTCCACCGCGCGCTGTACGACCTGAACGTGGGCGCGGATTTCGTCTTCCCCGACACCGCGGATTTTTCCTCCTACAAGCTGCTGGTTGTGCCATCCCTGTACGTGGCCGATGACGCGCTGCTGCGCCGCATCACCGAGTACATCCGCAAGGGTGGCCGCGTGGTGATGACCTTCAAGAGCGGCTTCACCAACGAGCACACGGCGGTGCGCTGGTCGATGGCGCCGGGCCCCCTGCGCGAGGCGCTCGGCTTCCACTACCAGGAATTTTCCAACCTGGCCCAGCCGCTCGCGCTGAAGGACGACCCGTACAAGGTGGGCACGGCCAACAAGGTGCAGCACTGGGCCGAGTTCCTGCAGCTCGACACGGCCACGGCGCTGGCCTGGTACGACCACCCGTTCTTCGGCCGCTGGCCGGCCATCACGTCGAACCAGTACGGCGCGGGCAAGGTCATCTACCAGGGCACCTACCTGACGGACCAGCTGCAGAAGGCGGTGCTGCAGTCCTCGCTGCAGGAGATCGGCCTGGCAGGGCAAGACCGGCAGCTGCCGGCGAACGTCCGCACGCGCACCGGCATCAACGGCTCGAACCGGGCGGTGCACTATTACTTCAACTATTCCGCCGCACCGGTGAGCTTCGCCTATCCGCGCAAGGCCGGTACCGAACTGCTGGCGGGCCGGAAAGTCATGCCCGCGGAAACACTGACGCTGGCGCCTTGGGACGTGGCGATTATCGAAGAAGATGCGATCACCGGGGATGCGATCCTCGAAGAGGAGGCTTCCGCGGGTAAGGCGGGGCGGTAA